The Mycolicibacterium boenickei genome has a segment encoding these proteins:
- a CDS encoding acyl-CoA dehydrogenase family protein: MADDRAEFSFTDEQTQLRTAVRKFCADNFDEQTVRTLMESESRFDPKVWARLGAELGVLGLAVPEADGGAGGTLVDQAIAVEELGAALACGPVFGTVLLAIPALVAAAAGPVRDDLLGALAEGTRTAAFAVPDRAGAFDPAAVNVAVAEDGTLTGTVERVVDGGVVDVLLVAATGPDGVALYAVEATDPGVQRSPLVTLDLTRPQATIVLTAAAAQLVAGADEADRVVTHAFQVASALLAAEQVGAAQHLLDLSVEYAKSRLQFGRQIGSFQAVKHRLADCLVDLEHARSATYHAVWALTDGTDDPALAASIAQATASAAFAKIAADTIQVHGGIGFTWEHQAHLYFKRATTDAALLGSAEAHRSRVAELVLDDATAERVPWVATGTH; this comes from the coding sequence GTGGCTGACGACCGGGCTGAATTCAGCTTCACCGACGAGCAGACGCAATTGCGGACGGCGGTCCGCAAGTTCTGCGCCGACAACTTCGACGAGCAGACGGTGCGGACCCTGATGGAGTCCGAATCGCGGTTCGATCCGAAGGTCTGGGCGCGGTTGGGTGCTGAGCTCGGCGTGCTCGGCCTGGCGGTTCCCGAGGCCGACGGCGGAGCCGGTGGCACGCTCGTCGACCAGGCCATCGCGGTCGAAGAGCTGGGGGCGGCACTGGCCTGCGGTCCGGTGTTCGGCACGGTGCTGCTGGCCATCCCGGCGCTCGTCGCCGCCGCGGCCGGTCCGGTGCGCGACGACCTCCTCGGCGCCCTCGCCGAAGGCACCCGCACCGCGGCGTTCGCGGTCCCGGATCGGGCGGGCGCTTTCGATCCCGCTGCGGTGAATGTCGCTGTCGCCGAGGATGGGACGCTCACCGGGACGGTCGAGCGGGTGGTAGATGGCGGAGTCGTCGACGTCCTGCTGGTGGCCGCCACGGGACCCGACGGCGTCGCCCTGTACGCGGTCGAGGCAACGGACCCCGGCGTACAGCGCAGCCCCCTGGTCACGCTCGACCTGACCCGGCCGCAGGCCACCATCGTGTTGACCGCTGCCGCCGCGCAACTGGTGGCCGGCGCCGACGAGGCCGATCGCGTCGTCACCCACGCGTTCCAGGTGGCGTCGGCGCTATTGGCCGCCGAACAGGTCGGCGCCGCACAGCATCTGCTGGATCTGTCGGTGGAATACGCCAAATCGAGGCTGCAGTTCGGCAGGCAGATCGGCTCGTTCCAGGCTGTCAAGCACCGCCTGGCGGATTGCCTGGTCGATCTCGAGCACGCGCGTTCGGCGACGTATCACGCGGTGTGGGCGCTGACCGACGGCACCGACGACCCGGCGCTGGCGGCCAGCATCGCGCAGGCCACCGCGTCGGCGGCGTTCGCCAAGATTGCCGCCGACACCATCCAGGTGCACGGCGGCATCGGATTCACCTGGGAGCACCAGGCGCATCTGTACTTCAAACGAGCCACCACCGATGCCGCGCTGTTGGGCAGCGCCGAGGCGCACCGATCGCGGGTGGCCGAACTGGTGCTTGACGACGCAACCGCCGAGCGGGTGCCGTGGGTGGCGACGGGCACGCACTGA